One genomic window of Candoia aspera isolate rCanAsp1 chromosome 12, rCanAsp1.hap2, whole genome shotgun sequence includes the following:
- the NLGN3 gene encoding neuroligin-3 isoform X2: MWQPLCPCLLLLPAPSPVTKGAPGWGARLALWILGFASAVVQMESQAYSPTVNTHYGKLRGVRVPLPSEILGPVDQYLGVPYAAPPIGDKRFMPPEPPSSWSGIRNATHFSPVCPQNIHTAVPEIMLPIWFTSNLDIVATYIQDPNEDCLYLNIYIPTEDGSSAKKQGEDLADNDGDEDEDIRDSGAKPVMVYIHGGSYMEGTGNMIDGSVLASYGNVIVITLNYRVGVLGFLSTGDQAAKGNYGLLDQIQALRWISENIAFFGGDPLRITVFGSGIGASCVSLLTLSHHSEGLFQRAIIQSGSALSSWAVNYQPVKYTSLLADKVGCNVLDTVDMVDCLRQKSAKELVEQDIQPARYHVAFGPVIDGDVIPDDPEILMEQGEFLNYDIMLGVNQGEGLKFVEGVVDPEDGVSGSDFDYSVSNFVDNLYGYPEGKDTLRETIKFMYTDWADRDNPETRRKTLVALFTDHQWVEPSVVTADLHARYGSPTYFYAFYHHCQSLMKPPWSDAAHGDEVPYVFGIPMIGPTDLFPCNFSKNDVMLSAVVMTYWTNFAKTGDPNKPVPQDTKFIHTKANRFEEVAWSKYNPRDQLYLHIGLKPRVRDHYRATKVAFWKHLVPHLYNLHDMFHYTSTTTKVPPPDTTQNSHMARRPNGKAWSTKRPAISTAYTSEGSQEKWNPEQDGAGTLLVENPRDYSTELSVTIAVGASLLFLNVLAFAALYYRKDKRRQDTHRQPSPQHSPATNDIGHTPEEEIPSLQTNQSHHGDCEAVPSHDALRLTALPDYTLTLRRSPDDIPLMTPNTITMIPNSLVGLQTLHPYNTFAASFSSTGLPHSHSTTRV, encoded by the exons ATGTGGCAGCCACTGTGCCCATGCCTGCTGCTCCTCCCGGCCCCCTCGCCAGTGACCAAGGGGGCCCCCGGGTGGGGAGCGCGCCTGGCCTTGTGGATCCTTGGTTTCGCCTCGGCCGTGGTCCAGATGGAGAGCCAGGCCTACTCACCCACCGTCAACACGCACTACGGGAAGCTGCGTGGGGTGCGTGTGCCCCTGCCCAGTGAGATCCTCGGGCCTGTGGACCAGTACCTGGGGGTGCCCTACGCAGCACCTCCCATCGGGGACAAGCGGTTCATGCCCCCCGAGCCGCCCTCCTCCTGGTCGGGGATCCGGAACGCCACCCACTTCTCCCCGGTGTGTCCGCAGAACATCCACACCGCTGTGCCCGAAATCATGCTCCCCATCTGGTTCACCTCCAACCTGGACATTGTGGCCACCTACATCCAGGACCCCAATGAGGACTGTCTGTACCTCAACATTTACATCCCCACCGAGGATG GCTCCAGCGCTAAGAAACAGGGCGAGGACTTAGCGGATAATGACGGGGATGAAGATGAAG ACATCAGAGACAGTGGGGCCAAGCCGGTGATGGTCTACATCCATGGGGGCTCCTACATGGAAGGCACGGGGAACATGATCGACGGCAGTGTGCTGGCCAGCTATGGGAACGTCATTGTCATCACCCTCAACTACCGCGTGGGAGTCCTGG GGTTCCTGAGCACCGGGGACCAGGCAGCCAAAGGCAACTACGGGCTCCTGGACCAGATCCAGGCTTTGCGCTGGATCAGTGAAAACATTGCCTTCTTTGGTGGCGACCCTTTGCGCATCACCGTTTTCGGTTCGGGCATTGGTGCTTCCTGCGTCAGCCTGCTCACACTGTCACACCACTCTGAAG GCCTTTTTCAGAGAGCCATCATCCAGAGTGGCTCGGCTCTGTCCAGCTGGGCGGTCAACTACCAGCCGGTGAAGTACACCAGCTTGCTGGCCGACAAAGTGGGCTGCAATGTTCTCGACACCGTGGACATGGTGGACTGCCTGCGGCAGAAGAGCGCCAAGGAGCTGGTGGAGCAGGACATCCAGCCAGCACGCTACCATGTGGCCTTTGGGCCTGTCATCGATGGGGATGTCATCCCAGATGACCCAGAGATCCTGATGGAACAGGGGGAGTTTCTAAATTATGACATCATGCTTGGCGTCAACCAGGGTGAGGGCCTGAAGTTTGTGGAGGGGGTCGTGGACCCAGAGGATGGTGTTTCGGGCAGCGATTTTGATTACTCTGTCTCCAATTTTGTGGACAACCTGTATGGCTACCCAGAGGGCAAAGACACTCTGCGTGAGACCATCAAATTCATGTACACAGACTGGGCTGACCGGGACAACCCGGAAACGCGACGCAAGACCCTGGTGGCCCTCTTCACCGACCACCAGTGGGTTGAGCCGTCGGTAGTAACTGCCGACCTTCACGCACGCTATGGCTCCCCCACATACTTCTACGCCTTTTATCACCACTGCCAGAGCCTCATGAAGCCCCCCTGGTCCGATGCAGCCCACGGGGACGAGGTGCCCTATGTCTTCGGGATCCCCATGATTGGCCCCACCGACCTCTTTCCCTGCAACTTCTCCAAGAACGACGTCATGCTGAGTGCAGTGGTCATGACCTACTGGACTAACTTTGCCAAGACTGG gGACCCTAACAAGCCAGTACCCCAGGATACCAAGTTCATCCACACCAAGGCCAACCGGTTTGAGGAGGTAGCGTGGTCCAAGTACAACCCACGCGACCAGCTCTACCTGCACATTGGCCTCAAGCCACGGGTGCGCGACCATTACCGTGCCACCAAGGTTGCCTTTTGGAAGCATCTGGTCCCGCATTTGTACAACCTGCATGACATGTTCCATTACACATCCACCACCACCAAGGTGCCGCCCCCTGACACCACCCAGAATTCACACATGGCACGCCGTCCCAACGGGAAGGCCTGGAGCACCAAGCGGCCTGCCATCTCCACCGCCTACACCAGCGAGGGTTCACAGGAGAAGTGGAACCCCGAGCAGGATGGGGCGGGCACGCTGCTGGTGGAGAACCCCCGGGATTACTCCACTGAGCTGAGTGTCACAATCGCTGTGGGggcctccctcctcttcctcaatgTTCTGGCCTTCGCTGCCCTGTACTACCGGAAGGACAAGCGGCGACAGGACACTCACCGCCAGCCAAGCCCGCAGCACTCCCCTGCCACCAATGATATTGGCCACACACCGGAAGAGGAGATTCCCTCGCTGCAGACCAACCAGTCCCACCATGGAGACTGTGAGGCAGTGCCCTCCCACGATGCCCTCCGCCTTACCGCCCTGCCCGACTACACACTTACATTGCGCCGCTCGCCGGACGACATTCCGCTCATGACGCCCAACACCATCACTATGATCCCCAACTCTCTGGTGGGGCTCCAGACCTTGCATCCCTACAACACCTTTGCTGCCAGCTTCAGCAGTACTGGGCTCCCCCACTCACACTCCACCACCCGGGTATAG
- the NLGN3 gene encoding neuroligin-3 isoform X3, with protein MWQPLCPCLLLLPAPSPVTKGAPGWGARLALWILGFASAVVQMESQAYSPTVNTHYGKLRGVRVPLPSEILGPVDQYLGVPYAAPPIGDKRFMPPEPPSSWSGIRNATHFSPVCPQNIHTAVPEIMLPIWFTSNLDIVATYIQDPNEDCLYLNIYIPTEDVKRISKECARKPNKKICRKGGSSAKKQGEDLADNDGDEDEDIRDSGAKPVMVYIHGGSYMEGTGNMIDGSVLASYGNVIVITLNYRVGVLGFLSTGDQAAKGNYGLLDQIQALRWISENIAFFGGDPLRITVFGSGIGASCVSLLTLSHHSEGLFQRAIIQSGSALSSWAVNYQPVKYTSLLADKVGCNVLDTVDMVDCLRQKSAKELVEQDIQPARYHVAFGPVIDGDVIPDDPEILMEQGEFLNYDIMLGVNQEGKDTLRETIKFMYTDWADRDNPETRRKTLVALFTDHQWVEPSVVTADLHARYGSPTYFYAFYHHCQSLMKPPWSDAAHGDEVPYVFGIPMIGPTDLFPCNFSKNDVMLSAVVMTYWTNFAKTGDPNKPVPQDTKFIHTKANRFEEVAWSKYNPRDQLYLHIGLKPRVRDHYRATKVAFWKHLVPHLYNLHDMFHYTSTTTKVPPPDTTQNSHMARRPNGKAWSTKRPAISTAYTSEGSQEKWNPEQDGAGTLLVENPRDYSTELSVTIAVGASLLFLNVLAFAALYYRKDKRRQDTHRQPSPQHSPATNDIGHTPEEEIPSLQTNQSHHGDCEAVPSHDALRLTALPDYTLTLRRSPDDIPLMTPNTITMIPNSLVGLQTLHPYNTFAASFSSTGLPHSHSTTRV; from the exons ATGTGGCAGCCACTGTGCCCATGCCTGCTGCTCCTCCCGGCCCCCTCGCCAGTGACCAAGGGGGCCCCCGGGTGGGGAGCGCGCCTGGCCTTGTGGATCCTTGGTTTCGCCTCGGCCGTGGTCCAGATGGAGAGCCAGGCCTACTCACCCACCGTCAACACGCACTACGGGAAGCTGCGTGGGGTGCGTGTGCCCCTGCCCAGTGAGATCCTCGGGCCTGTGGACCAGTACCTGGGGGTGCCCTACGCAGCACCTCCCATCGGGGACAAGCGGTTCATGCCCCCCGAGCCGCCCTCCTCCTGGTCGGGGATCCGGAACGCCACCCACTTCTCCCCGGTGTGTCCGCAGAACATCCACACCGCTGTGCCCGAAATCATGCTCCCCATCTGGTTCACCTCCAACCTGGACATTGTGGCCACCTACATCCAGGACCCCAATGAGGACTGTCTGTACCTCAACATTTACATCCCCACCGAGGATG TAAAACGGATTTCCAAGGAATGCGCCCGAAAACCCAACAAGAAAATATGTAGGAAAGGAG GCTCCAGCGCTAAGAAACAGGGCGAGGACTTAGCGGATAATGACGGGGATGAAGATGAAG ACATCAGAGACAGTGGGGCCAAGCCGGTGATGGTCTACATCCATGGGGGCTCCTACATGGAAGGCACGGGGAACATGATCGACGGCAGTGTGCTGGCCAGCTATGGGAACGTCATTGTCATCACCCTCAACTACCGCGTGGGAGTCCTGG GGTTCCTGAGCACCGGGGACCAGGCAGCCAAAGGCAACTACGGGCTCCTGGACCAGATCCAGGCTTTGCGCTGGATCAGTGAAAACATTGCCTTCTTTGGTGGCGACCCTTTGCGCATCACCGTTTTCGGTTCGGGCATTGGTGCTTCCTGCGTCAGCCTGCTCACACTGTCACACCACTCTGAAG GCCTTTTTCAGAGAGCCATCATCCAGAGTGGCTCGGCTCTGTCCAGCTGGGCGGTCAACTACCAGCCGGTGAAGTACACCAGCTTGCTGGCCGACAAAGTGGGCTGCAATGTTCTCGACACCGTGGACATGGTGGACTGCCTGCGGCAGAAGAGCGCCAAGGAGCTGGTGGAGCAGGACATCCAGCCAGCACGCTACCATGTGGCCTTTGGGCCTGTCATCGATGGGGATGTCATCCCAGATGACCCAGAGATCCTGATGGAACAGGGGGAGTTTCTAAATTATGACATCATGCTTGGCGTCAACCAGG AGGGCAAAGACACTCTGCGTGAGACCATCAAATTCATGTACACAGACTGGGCTGACCGGGACAACCCGGAAACGCGACGCAAGACCCTGGTGGCCCTCTTCACCGACCACCAGTGGGTTGAGCCGTCGGTAGTAACTGCCGACCTTCACGCACGCTATGGCTCCCCCACATACTTCTACGCCTTTTATCACCACTGCCAGAGCCTCATGAAGCCCCCCTGGTCCGATGCAGCCCACGGGGACGAGGTGCCCTATGTCTTCGGGATCCCCATGATTGGCCCCACCGACCTCTTTCCCTGCAACTTCTCCAAGAACGACGTCATGCTGAGTGCAGTGGTCATGACCTACTGGACTAACTTTGCCAAGACTGG gGACCCTAACAAGCCAGTACCCCAGGATACCAAGTTCATCCACACCAAGGCCAACCGGTTTGAGGAGGTAGCGTGGTCCAAGTACAACCCACGCGACCAGCTCTACCTGCACATTGGCCTCAAGCCACGGGTGCGCGACCATTACCGTGCCACCAAGGTTGCCTTTTGGAAGCATCTGGTCCCGCATTTGTACAACCTGCATGACATGTTCCATTACACATCCACCACCACCAAGGTGCCGCCCCCTGACACCACCCAGAATTCACACATGGCACGCCGTCCCAACGGGAAGGCCTGGAGCACCAAGCGGCCTGCCATCTCCACCGCCTACACCAGCGAGGGTTCACAGGAGAAGTGGAACCCCGAGCAGGATGGGGCGGGCACGCTGCTGGTGGAGAACCCCCGGGATTACTCCACTGAGCTGAGTGTCACAATCGCTGTGGGggcctccctcctcttcctcaatgTTCTGGCCTTCGCTGCCCTGTACTACCGGAAGGACAAGCGGCGACAGGACACTCACCGCCAGCCAAGCCCGCAGCACTCCCCTGCCACCAATGATATTGGCCACACACCGGAAGAGGAGATTCCCTCGCTGCAGACCAACCAGTCCCACCATGGAGACTGTGAGGCAGTGCCCTCCCACGATGCCCTCCGCCTTACCGCCCTGCCCGACTACACACTTACATTGCGCCGCTCGCCGGACGACATTCCGCTCATGACGCCCAACACCATCACTATGATCCCCAACTCTCTGGTGGGGCTCCAGACCTTGCATCCCTACAACACCTTTGCTGCCAGCTTCAGCAGTACTGGGCTCCCCCACTCACACTCCACCACCCGGGTATAG
- the NLGN3 gene encoding neuroligin-3 isoform X1, producing the protein MWQPLCPCLLLLPAPSPVTKGAPGWGARLALWILGFASAVVQMESQAYSPTVNTHYGKLRGVRVPLPSEILGPVDQYLGVPYAAPPIGDKRFMPPEPPSSWSGIRNATHFSPVCPQNIHTAVPEIMLPIWFTSNLDIVATYIQDPNEDCLYLNIYIPTEDVKRISKECARKPNKKICRKGGSSAKKQGEDLADNDGDEDEDIRDSGAKPVMVYIHGGSYMEGTGNMIDGSVLASYGNVIVITLNYRVGVLGFLSTGDQAAKGNYGLLDQIQALRWISENIAFFGGDPLRITVFGSGIGASCVSLLTLSHHSEGLFQRAIIQSGSALSSWAVNYQPVKYTSLLADKVGCNVLDTVDMVDCLRQKSAKELVEQDIQPARYHVAFGPVIDGDVIPDDPEILMEQGEFLNYDIMLGVNQGEGLKFVEGVVDPEDGVSGSDFDYSVSNFVDNLYGYPEGKDTLRETIKFMYTDWADRDNPETRRKTLVALFTDHQWVEPSVVTADLHARYGSPTYFYAFYHHCQSLMKPPWSDAAHGDEVPYVFGIPMIGPTDLFPCNFSKNDVMLSAVVMTYWTNFAKTGDPNKPVPQDTKFIHTKANRFEEVAWSKYNPRDQLYLHIGLKPRVRDHYRATKVAFWKHLVPHLYNLHDMFHYTSTTTKVPPPDTTQNSHMARRPNGKAWSTKRPAISTAYTSEGSQEKWNPEQDGAGTLLVENPRDYSTELSVTIAVGASLLFLNVLAFAALYYRKDKRRQDTHRQPSPQHSPATNDIGHTPEEEIPSLQTNQSHHGDCEAVPSHDALRLTALPDYTLTLRRSPDDIPLMTPNTITMIPNSLVGLQTLHPYNTFAASFSSTGLPHSHSTTRV; encoded by the exons ATGTGGCAGCCACTGTGCCCATGCCTGCTGCTCCTCCCGGCCCCCTCGCCAGTGACCAAGGGGGCCCCCGGGTGGGGAGCGCGCCTGGCCTTGTGGATCCTTGGTTTCGCCTCGGCCGTGGTCCAGATGGAGAGCCAGGCCTACTCACCCACCGTCAACACGCACTACGGGAAGCTGCGTGGGGTGCGTGTGCCCCTGCCCAGTGAGATCCTCGGGCCTGTGGACCAGTACCTGGGGGTGCCCTACGCAGCACCTCCCATCGGGGACAAGCGGTTCATGCCCCCCGAGCCGCCCTCCTCCTGGTCGGGGATCCGGAACGCCACCCACTTCTCCCCGGTGTGTCCGCAGAACATCCACACCGCTGTGCCCGAAATCATGCTCCCCATCTGGTTCACCTCCAACCTGGACATTGTGGCCACCTACATCCAGGACCCCAATGAGGACTGTCTGTACCTCAACATTTACATCCCCACCGAGGATG TAAAACGGATTTCCAAGGAATGCGCCCGAAAACCCAACAAGAAAATATGTAGGAAAGGAG GCTCCAGCGCTAAGAAACAGGGCGAGGACTTAGCGGATAATGACGGGGATGAAGATGAAG ACATCAGAGACAGTGGGGCCAAGCCGGTGATGGTCTACATCCATGGGGGCTCCTACATGGAAGGCACGGGGAACATGATCGACGGCAGTGTGCTGGCCAGCTATGGGAACGTCATTGTCATCACCCTCAACTACCGCGTGGGAGTCCTGG GGTTCCTGAGCACCGGGGACCAGGCAGCCAAAGGCAACTACGGGCTCCTGGACCAGATCCAGGCTTTGCGCTGGATCAGTGAAAACATTGCCTTCTTTGGTGGCGACCCTTTGCGCATCACCGTTTTCGGTTCGGGCATTGGTGCTTCCTGCGTCAGCCTGCTCACACTGTCACACCACTCTGAAG GCCTTTTTCAGAGAGCCATCATCCAGAGTGGCTCGGCTCTGTCCAGCTGGGCGGTCAACTACCAGCCGGTGAAGTACACCAGCTTGCTGGCCGACAAAGTGGGCTGCAATGTTCTCGACACCGTGGACATGGTGGACTGCCTGCGGCAGAAGAGCGCCAAGGAGCTGGTGGAGCAGGACATCCAGCCAGCACGCTACCATGTGGCCTTTGGGCCTGTCATCGATGGGGATGTCATCCCAGATGACCCAGAGATCCTGATGGAACAGGGGGAGTTTCTAAATTATGACATCATGCTTGGCGTCAACCAGGGTGAGGGCCTGAAGTTTGTGGAGGGGGTCGTGGACCCAGAGGATGGTGTTTCGGGCAGCGATTTTGATTACTCTGTCTCCAATTTTGTGGACAACCTGTATGGCTACCCAGAGGGCAAAGACACTCTGCGTGAGACCATCAAATTCATGTACACAGACTGGGCTGACCGGGACAACCCGGAAACGCGACGCAAGACCCTGGTGGCCCTCTTCACCGACCACCAGTGGGTTGAGCCGTCGGTAGTAACTGCCGACCTTCACGCACGCTATGGCTCCCCCACATACTTCTACGCCTTTTATCACCACTGCCAGAGCCTCATGAAGCCCCCCTGGTCCGATGCAGCCCACGGGGACGAGGTGCCCTATGTCTTCGGGATCCCCATGATTGGCCCCACCGACCTCTTTCCCTGCAACTTCTCCAAGAACGACGTCATGCTGAGTGCAGTGGTCATGACCTACTGGACTAACTTTGCCAAGACTGG gGACCCTAACAAGCCAGTACCCCAGGATACCAAGTTCATCCACACCAAGGCCAACCGGTTTGAGGAGGTAGCGTGGTCCAAGTACAACCCACGCGACCAGCTCTACCTGCACATTGGCCTCAAGCCACGGGTGCGCGACCATTACCGTGCCACCAAGGTTGCCTTTTGGAAGCATCTGGTCCCGCATTTGTACAACCTGCATGACATGTTCCATTACACATCCACCACCACCAAGGTGCCGCCCCCTGACACCACCCAGAATTCACACATGGCACGCCGTCCCAACGGGAAGGCCTGGAGCACCAAGCGGCCTGCCATCTCCACCGCCTACACCAGCGAGGGTTCACAGGAGAAGTGGAACCCCGAGCAGGATGGGGCGGGCACGCTGCTGGTGGAGAACCCCCGGGATTACTCCACTGAGCTGAGTGTCACAATCGCTGTGGGggcctccctcctcttcctcaatgTTCTGGCCTTCGCTGCCCTGTACTACCGGAAGGACAAGCGGCGACAGGACACTCACCGCCAGCCAAGCCCGCAGCACTCCCCTGCCACCAATGATATTGGCCACACACCGGAAGAGGAGATTCCCTCGCTGCAGACCAACCAGTCCCACCATGGAGACTGTGAGGCAGTGCCCTCCCACGATGCCCTCCGCCTTACCGCCCTGCCCGACTACACACTTACATTGCGCCGCTCGCCGGACGACATTCCGCTCATGACGCCCAACACCATCACTATGATCCCCAACTCTCTGGTGGGGCTCCAGACCTTGCATCCCTACAACACCTTTGCTGCCAGCTTCAGCAGTACTGGGCTCCCCCACTCACACTCCACCACCCGGGTATAG
- the NLGN3 gene encoding neuroligin-3 isoform X4, whose amino-acid sequence MWQPLCPCLLLLPAPSPVTKGAPGWGARLALWILGFASAVVQMESQAYSPTVNTHYGKLRGVRVPLPSEILGPVDQYLGVPYAAPPIGDKRFMPPEPPSSWSGIRNATHFSPVCPQNIHTAVPEIMLPIWFTSNLDIVATYIQDPNEDCLYLNIYIPTEDDIRDSGAKPVMVYIHGGSYMEGTGNMIDGSVLASYGNVIVITLNYRVGVLGFLSTGDQAAKGNYGLLDQIQALRWISENIAFFGGDPLRITVFGSGIGASCVSLLTLSHHSEGLFQRAIIQSGSALSSWAVNYQPVKYTSLLADKVGCNVLDTVDMVDCLRQKSAKELVEQDIQPARYHVAFGPVIDGDVIPDDPEILMEQGEFLNYDIMLGVNQGEGLKFVEGVVDPEDGVSGSDFDYSVSNFVDNLYGYPEGKDTLRETIKFMYTDWADRDNPETRRKTLVALFTDHQWVEPSVVTADLHARYGSPTYFYAFYHHCQSLMKPPWSDAAHGDEVPYVFGIPMIGPTDLFPCNFSKNDVMLSAVVMTYWTNFAKTGDPNKPVPQDTKFIHTKANRFEEVAWSKYNPRDQLYLHIGLKPRVRDHYRATKVAFWKHLVPHLYNLHDMFHYTSTTTKVPPPDTTQNSHMARRPNGKAWSTKRPAISTAYTSEGSQEKWNPEQDGAGTLLVENPRDYSTELSVTIAVGASLLFLNVLAFAALYYRKDKRRQDTHRQPSPQHSPATNDIGHTPEEEIPSLQTNQSHHGDCEAVPSHDALRLTALPDYTLTLRRSPDDIPLMTPNTITMIPNSLVGLQTLHPYNTFAASFSSTGLPHSHSTTRV is encoded by the exons ATGTGGCAGCCACTGTGCCCATGCCTGCTGCTCCTCCCGGCCCCCTCGCCAGTGACCAAGGGGGCCCCCGGGTGGGGAGCGCGCCTGGCCTTGTGGATCCTTGGTTTCGCCTCGGCCGTGGTCCAGATGGAGAGCCAGGCCTACTCACCCACCGTCAACACGCACTACGGGAAGCTGCGTGGGGTGCGTGTGCCCCTGCCCAGTGAGATCCTCGGGCCTGTGGACCAGTACCTGGGGGTGCCCTACGCAGCACCTCCCATCGGGGACAAGCGGTTCATGCCCCCCGAGCCGCCCTCCTCCTGGTCGGGGATCCGGAACGCCACCCACTTCTCCCCGGTGTGTCCGCAGAACATCCACACCGCTGTGCCCGAAATCATGCTCCCCATCTGGTTCACCTCCAACCTGGACATTGTGGCCACCTACATCCAGGACCCCAATGAGGACTGTCTGTACCTCAACATTTACATCCCCACCGAGGATG ACATCAGAGACAGTGGGGCCAAGCCGGTGATGGTCTACATCCATGGGGGCTCCTACATGGAAGGCACGGGGAACATGATCGACGGCAGTGTGCTGGCCAGCTATGGGAACGTCATTGTCATCACCCTCAACTACCGCGTGGGAGTCCTGG GGTTCCTGAGCACCGGGGACCAGGCAGCCAAAGGCAACTACGGGCTCCTGGACCAGATCCAGGCTTTGCGCTGGATCAGTGAAAACATTGCCTTCTTTGGTGGCGACCCTTTGCGCATCACCGTTTTCGGTTCGGGCATTGGTGCTTCCTGCGTCAGCCTGCTCACACTGTCACACCACTCTGAAG GCCTTTTTCAGAGAGCCATCATCCAGAGTGGCTCGGCTCTGTCCAGCTGGGCGGTCAACTACCAGCCGGTGAAGTACACCAGCTTGCTGGCCGACAAAGTGGGCTGCAATGTTCTCGACACCGTGGACATGGTGGACTGCCTGCGGCAGAAGAGCGCCAAGGAGCTGGTGGAGCAGGACATCCAGCCAGCACGCTACCATGTGGCCTTTGGGCCTGTCATCGATGGGGATGTCATCCCAGATGACCCAGAGATCCTGATGGAACAGGGGGAGTTTCTAAATTATGACATCATGCTTGGCGTCAACCAGGGTGAGGGCCTGAAGTTTGTGGAGGGGGTCGTGGACCCAGAGGATGGTGTTTCGGGCAGCGATTTTGATTACTCTGTCTCCAATTTTGTGGACAACCTGTATGGCTACCCAGAGGGCAAAGACACTCTGCGTGAGACCATCAAATTCATGTACACAGACTGGGCTGACCGGGACAACCCGGAAACGCGACGCAAGACCCTGGTGGCCCTCTTCACCGACCACCAGTGGGTTGAGCCGTCGGTAGTAACTGCCGACCTTCACGCACGCTATGGCTCCCCCACATACTTCTACGCCTTTTATCACCACTGCCAGAGCCTCATGAAGCCCCCCTGGTCCGATGCAGCCCACGGGGACGAGGTGCCCTATGTCTTCGGGATCCCCATGATTGGCCCCACCGACCTCTTTCCCTGCAACTTCTCCAAGAACGACGTCATGCTGAGTGCAGTGGTCATGACCTACTGGACTAACTTTGCCAAGACTGG gGACCCTAACAAGCCAGTACCCCAGGATACCAAGTTCATCCACACCAAGGCCAACCGGTTTGAGGAGGTAGCGTGGTCCAAGTACAACCCACGCGACCAGCTCTACCTGCACATTGGCCTCAAGCCACGGGTGCGCGACCATTACCGTGCCACCAAGGTTGCCTTTTGGAAGCATCTGGTCCCGCATTTGTACAACCTGCATGACATGTTCCATTACACATCCACCACCACCAAGGTGCCGCCCCCTGACACCACCCAGAATTCACACATGGCACGCCGTCCCAACGGGAAGGCCTGGAGCACCAAGCGGCCTGCCATCTCCACCGCCTACACCAGCGAGGGTTCACAGGAGAAGTGGAACCCCGAGCAGGATGGGGCGGGCACGCTGCTGGTGGAGAACCCCCGGGATTACTCCACTGAGCTGAGTGTCACAATCGCTGTGGGggcctccctcctcttcctcaatgTTCTGGCCTTCGCTGCCCTGTACTACCGGAAGGACAAGCGGCGACAGGACACTCACCGCCAGCCAAGCCCGCAGCACTCCCCTGCCACCAATGATATTGGCCACACACCGGAAGAGGAGATTCCCTCGCTGCAGACCAACCAGTCCCACCATGGAGACTGTGAGGCAGTGCCCTCCCACGATGCCCTCCGCCTTACCGCCCTGCCCGACTACACACTTACATTGCGCCGCTCGCCGGACGACATTCCGCTCATGACGCCCAACACCATCACTATGATCCCCAACTCTCTGGTGGGGCTCCAGACCTTGCATCCCTACAACACCTTTGCTGCCAGCTTCAGCAGTACTGGGCTCCCCCACTCACACTCCACCACCCGGGTATAG